The following are encoded in a window of Candidatus Kapaibacterium sp. genomic DNA:
- the ftsW gene encoding putative lipid II flippase FtsW, translating into MNNTKGHIDWFILLPIVALMLFSISFVYSASAPIAQFRFGNPEFFFLSHTFRVMLGLAVMLIFAKINYHFWQRVSKPMIVIGIVLLVIVLVSGTSVKGASRWLNLGPLSFQPSEFAKFALVIHFAALLSIKQKVIKELERGFLPFILWAGMICLLIGLQPNFSTMFVIFIIAITMMFIGNTNLLHLGSMFIVALGSIGVYLVSAEYRLKRLTAFFGSGEPGVNDAVNYQGNQSLIALGNGGLFGVGAGQSRQSHLFLPESYGDFIFAIIGEEYGLIGLLCIIAVFAIVFWRGMLIAKKAPDNFGYFLAVGILITFATYLLVNAGVNSGLLPTTGVPMPFVSYGGTAVLIYSAAIGILLNISSHAGVYPKAEIRDDDKPSEPDNSSDEVKQTTLF; encoded by the coding sequence ATGAATAACACCAAAGGACATATTGATTGGTTCATTTTATTGCCAATAGTGGCTCTAATGCTATTTTCGATTTCCTTTGTTTATAGTGCAAGCGCCCCAATAGCCCAATTCCGCTTTGGCAACCCCGAGTTCTTTTTCCTTAGTCATACATTTAGAGTGATGTTGGGATTGGCTGTCATGCTTATTTTTGCTAAAATTAATTATCATTTTTGGCAGCGTGTTTCCAAACCTATGATTGTGATTGGAATAGTTTTGCTTGTTATTGTTTTGGTGTCCGGGACCTCTGTAAAAGGGGCTTCAAGATGGCTCAATTTGGGTCCACTGAGCTTCCAACCATCCGAGTTTGCCAAATTTGCGTTGGTAATTCATTTTGCGGCATTGCTATCAATAAAACAAAAAGTTATCAAGGAATTGGAACGAGGCTTTTTGCCATTCATATTATGGGCAGGAATGATATGCCTTCTTATAGGCTTGCAGCCAAACTTTTCGACCATGTTTGTAATTTTTATCATAGCAATTACGATGATGTTTATAGGTAATACAAACTTGTTGCATCTGGGTAGTATGTTCATTGTTGCTTTGGGTAGCATAGGAGTTTACTTGGTATCAGCGGAGTATCGCCTAAAGCGACTAACAGCATTTTTCGGTTCAGGTGAACCGGGAGTTAATGATGCTGTCAACTATCAGGGCAATCAATCGCTGATTGCTCTGGGCAATGGTGGATTATTCGGAGTCGGTGCCGGGCAAAGCCGCCAATCACATCTTTTCTTGCCCGAATCTTACGGTGACTTCATCTTTGCAATCATTGGCGAAGAATATGGTTTGATTGGTTTGTTGTGCATCATTGCGGTGTTTGCTATTGTTTTTTGGCGAGGAATGTTAATTGCCAAAAAAGCACCCGATAATTTCGGATACTTTTTAGCAGTTGGCATTTTGATTACATTTGCTACATATCTTTTGGTCAATGCAGGTGTCAACAGCGGTTTACTCCCGACTACAGGTGTGCCAATGCCCTTTGTGAGCTATGGCGGCACTGCAGTATTGATTTATTCTGCCGCAATTGGTATTCTGCTGAACATTTCCTCTCATGCCGGAGTTTACCCCAAAGCGGAGATTCGTGATGATGATAAACCAAGCGAGCCGGATAATAGTTCTGATGAAGTTAAGCAAACTACACTTTTTTGA
- a CDS encoding PH domain-containing protein, translating into MYSLDPAVKIIWTINIIMRTLFYTIFFAILDFFVIPNFFTDWIFPKGITTLIIFVIGVIVAAIYPYFYYKYWKFSVREDEVYIERGVLTRVKTTAPYLRIQHIDVIQSVLDRIYGLGKLVIYTAGTRGADVTIPGLPIEYAEQLRDRLKNVTPEDEV; encoded by the coding sequence ATGTATAGTTTAGACCCGGCAGTTAAAATTATCTGGACAATTAATATCATAATGCGAACCTTGTTTTATACGATATTCTTTGCCATACTTGATTTCTTCGTGATTCCGAATTTTTTCACGGATTGGATTTTTCCAAAAGGCATTACCACGCTTATAATTTTTGTTATCGGCGTTATAGTTGCCGCTATTTATCCATATTTTTATTATAAATATTGGAAATTCAGTGTCCGTGAAGATGAAGTTTATATCGAACGCGGTGTGCTAACCCGAGTCAAAACGACTGCTCCATACCTCAGAATTCAGCATATTGACGTCATACAAAGCGTTTTAGACCGAATATACGGTTTGGGCAAATTGGTGATTTACACAGCAGGTACGCGTGGAGCAGATGTTACTATTCCGGGTTTGCCAATCGAATACGCCGAACAACTCCGCGACAGACTCAAAAATGTTACTCCCGAGGATGAAGTATGA
- a CDS encoding PH domain-containing protein, whose product MTTPYEEYIEPRKLHPLTLVYRLFTNVPGLALAFYFVVVEKQSDQYFYLILALIGLMVLVPSIVLNYIFFNFQITPKELVIRSGIFAKRQRSIPLEKIQNVNINQNFIQRILGLVRVSIETAGDLQTEGALEFVSVHDANEISEIIKNYKFSLKKDINKDATEVSSDSIQDEADEQEKSNVLFELSWRNLIVYGMVRLRPLFLVFGLWLMGILSQFGIWENTIDKFVRDNQNYIDSLDVFSITMLIIATILVTIFLSWVFDILWTINEYFKFKLVNEENKLVTSYGLLSKVRVTIPLRKLQQITILTNPLKEKLNFFTLTLQTAGFGQKSGSNQAVIPLAKYDELIALAQKIYSFTLPDKFIPISRKAIRRAFVRYLVTIVILIAPLVYFLPDLIWVATAIPLLYYAAYLRWLYRGYAINNEHLIVKQGFWIRKIIIIPLKKMQTLHLRETFFQRRLSLATIYFDNASGAGTADAKIADIDKDDAYLIYDEIYDYFKHHIKSNDRRNQ is encoded by the coding sequence ATGACAACTCCGTACGAAGAGTACATCGAGCCGAGAAAATTACATCCGCTGACATTGGTTTACAGACTTTTTACAAATGTACCCGGTTTGGCTCTTGCCTTTTATTTCGTAGTAGTCGAAAAGCAAAGTGACCAATATTTTTACCTTATTTTGGCACTTATCGGGCTTATGGTATTAGTTCCATCTATCGTTTTGAACTACATTTTTTTCAATTTTCAAATCACTCCCAAAGAACTTGTAATTCGTTCCGGTATCTTTGCTAAACGTCAAAGAAGTATTCCGCTTGAAAAAATCCAGAATGTAAATATCAACCAAAATTTCATCCAACGAATTCTCGGACTTGTCAGAGTCAGTATAGAAACAGCCGGAGATTTGCAGACCGAGGGCGCCTTGGAATTTGTCTCTGTCCATGATGCTAATGAAATTTCCGAAATCATCAAAAATTACAAATTCAGCTTAAAAAAAGACATAAACAAGGATGCGACTGAAGTTTCCTCAGACAGTATTCAAGATGAAGCAGATGAGCAAGAAAAATCCAATGTATTATTTGAGCTATCCTGGAGAAATCTGATTGTTTACGGAATGGTTCGCTTGCGTCCATTGTTTCTTGTGTTTGGCTTGTGGCTTATGGGTATTTTGTCCCAATTTGGTATTTGGGAAAACACTATAGATAAATTCGTCAGAGACAACCAAAATTACATCGATTCGCTTGATGTATTTTCGATAACGATGTTGATTATCGCCACTATCTTAGTGACTATATTTTTGTCGTGGGTCTTTGATATTTTATGGACTATCAATGAGTATTTCAAATTCAAATTAGTCAATGAGGAAAACAAATTAGTCACAAGCTATGGGCTATTGAGCAAAGTCAGAGTAACAATCCCGCTAAGGAAGCTGCAACAAATTACAATTTTGACTAATCCTCTAAAAGAGAAACTGAATTTCTTCACTCTCACGCTCCAAACTGCCGGATTCGGTCAAAAATCAGGTTCAAATCAAGCTGTAATCCCATTAGCAAAGTATGATGAATTGATAGCATTGGCTCAAAAGATTTACAGTTTTACTCTTCCCGACAAATTTATTCCTATTTCTCGCAAAGCTATTCGCAGAGCCTTCGTTCGATATTTGGTGACAATTGTAATTCTGATTGCACCATTAGTCTATTTCTTGCCGGATTTGATTTGGGTTGCCACCGCGATACCTTTGCTTTATTACGCTGCATATCTAAGATGGCTTTATAGGGGATATGCTATCAACAATGAACATCTGATAGTCAAACAAGGTTTTTGGATAAGAAAAATAATTATCATACCTTTGAAAAAAATGCAGACATTGCATCTGAGAGAAACTTTTTTCCAGCGTCGTTTGAGTCTTGCTACAATTTATTTCGACAATGCTTCGGGTGCAGGAACAGCAGATGCAAAAATTGCTGACATAGACAAAGATGATGCATATTTGATTTATGATGAAATATATGATTACTTTAAACATCATATTAAGAGTAATGATAGGAGAAACCAATGA
- a CDS encoding HPF/RaiA family ribosome-associated protein, with the protein MKTQVTFRHTKGHHPKLHEDALAHAEAFVKFHDGIISTNVEFLNETDKTVIITTHLQGATLVGKDGSDDFHKSLNSAADKVVRQIKKLKTKQISVRTKGVEV; encoded by the coding sequence ATGAAAACCCAAGTAACTTTCAGACACACTAAGGGACATCACCCTAAACTACACGAAGATGCCCTTGCACATGCCGAAGCTTTTGTCAAATTTCATGACGGCATAATCAGCACAAATGTCGAATTTCTTAATGAAACAGATAAAACAGTAATCATAACAACACATCTTCAAGGAGCTACTCTTGTTGGCAAGGATGGCTCTGACGATTTCCATAAAAGTCTTAATAGTGCCGCTGATAAAGTGGTCAGACAAATTAAAAAATTGAAAACCAAACAAATTAGCGTTCGCACAAAAGGTGTAGAAGTATAA
- the hprK gene encoding HPr(Ser) kinase/phosphatase → MRQIDDLKPMVQEKIPVEMLLSSPVKLVKLTEETGLENFITDKNLHRPQLALAGYVGLFTFQRVQIFGNTETLYLKSLSRIARIKAIQKICQFKIPCVILTNSNTLDQELIDIFVAAGIAVFMTEFDTTKAFSMLSDFLDDQFSPQLVVHGSFVDIYGVGCLFVGRSGIGKSEIALDLIERGHRLVADDVVMLTSKKESLLMGTGTSLVQHFMEIRGLGIIDIRQMFGIRSIRFQKRLEIVVELEDWDEKETYTRTGLDEKNINIMGIEVSKVKLPIFSGKNITVIAEVIAVNYLLRTYGYDASQVFSDKLNERIRKKSGPKKYFEDKRIIPYFKDLE, encoded by the coding sequence ATGAGACAAATTGATGACCTAAAACCTATGGTACAGGAAAAGATTCCTGTTGAAATGCTTTTAAGTTCTCCTGTTAAATTGGTTAAACTCACTGAGGAGACCGGGCTTGAAAATTTCATAACCGATAAGAATCTTCACCGCCCCCAATTAGCGTTGGCGGGTTACGTTGGATTGTTCACATTTCAAAGAGTCCAAATTTTCGGAAATACTGAAACTTTATACCTAAAAAGCCTATCACGTATCGCACGAATCAAAGCTATTCAAAAAATTTGCCAATTCAAAATCCCGTGTGTTATTCTTACTAATTCCAATACATTAGACCAAGAACTGATTGATATATTCGTAGCAGCCGGAATCGCCGTTTTTATGACCGAATTTGATACTACCAAAGCATTTTCCATGCTATCTGATTTCCTCGATGACCAATTTTCGCCCCAATTAGTGGTGCACGGTTCTTTTGTCGATATTTATGGTGTTGGTTGCCTTTTCGTTGGTAGAAGCGGCATAGGAAAGAGCGAGATTGCACTTGACCTGATTGAACGTGGTCACAGACTTGTGGCAGATGACGTCGTGATGCTTACATCAAAAAAAGAATCGCTTTTGATGGGCACAGGAACTTCATTGGTTCAGCATTTTATGGAAATTCGGGGATTGGGGATTATTGACATCAGACAGATGTTTGGCATTCGTTCAATTAGATTCCAAAAGCGGCTCGAAATCGTTGTAGAGCTCGAAGATTGGGATGAAAAGGAAACTTATACGCGAACAGGATTAGATGAAAAAAATATCAATATCATGGGAATTGAGGTTTCAAAAGTGAAATTGCCAATTTTTTCAGGGAAAAATATTACTGTTATTGCCGAAGTTATTGCCGTCAATTACTTGCTACGCACATACGGATACGATGCCTCACAAGTCTTTTCCGACAAATTGAATGAGCGAATTCGTAAGAAATCCGGACCTAAAAAATATTTCGAAGACAAGAGAATAATTCCTTATTTCAAAGATTTAGAATAA
- a CDS encoding thioredoxin family protein: protein MNIRIIIAIISALFIFNSSSVHAVKGSDHIKISAYSDKTEVKAGDEIMVKMVITMDDYWYTYGMVEIIGDEGIGPMPSEITMQPADVFELPTHVFAQKPYIKYDEGFEFDIEIYKTKYEFYVPVKIKKDANLAEIGAKAVFFVQLCDTVRCLPGEEYSGLISSETITFSESEIADFVKLNATYSEDGFPSYAYEEGVDRDFERADKTPEKAQTESSEIIDQKKKEGIFSYIWFSMLMGAVSLLTPCVFPMIPITVSFFTKRAEKSKGTGLRDSLVYSLGIILTFTMIGFMVSIFFGPTGISQLATNGWVNLAIAAIFVIFALNLFGAFEIQIPPSILNLLNKKSTGDGIGSVLMMGLVFSLTSFTCTVPFVGSSLISVSSGEWFYPILGMLGFSAVFAAPFFLLALFPSFMTKLPKSGGWMNNVKVVMGFVEIAAAIKFFSNADLFWSFELIPKDVFISIWLICGILIVAYILGWYKLPHDSQVDSVGSVRIIFALVFGTITIWLGTGLLGKPLGELDAFLPPKEYGVNAAAFSMSGVSSSNVEEYWFKDYDLAIAKAKEEDKPLFIDFTGWQCTNCRWMETNMFPRAPIHSLMQNMIKLKLYTDSRNPADLVNREMQRETFGSIELPLYVILTPDEKMIASKGFTRDESEFIEFLKKASN, encoded by the coding sequence ATGAATATTAGAATCATAATTGCTATTATTTCCGCTCTGTTCATTTTCAACAGCTCTTCAGTTCATGCCGTTAAAGGCTCAGACCATATCAAAATTTCAGCATATTCGGACAAGACTGAAGTCAAAGCCGGTGACGAAATCATGGTCAAAATGGTCATCACGATGGATGATTATTGGTACACATATGGTATGGTTGAAATCATAGGCGATGAGGGAATTGGTCCGATGCCCTCGGAAATTACAATGCAACCGGCTGATGTTTTTGAATTACCCACTCATGTTTTCGCCCAAAAGCCTTATATCAAATATGATGAAGGGTTTGAATTTGACATAGAAATTTATAAAACGAAATATGAATTTTATGTTCCGGTTAAGATTAAAAAAGATGCAAACTTGGCTGAAATAGGCGCCAAAGCAGTATTTTTTGTTCAATTGTGCGATACAGTCAGGTGCTTGCCCGGCGAAGAGTATTCAGGTCTTATTTCATCCGAAACAATTACTTTTTCGGAATCTGAAATTGCAGACTTTGTAAAATTGAATGCAACATATTCGGAAGATGGCTTTCCGTCATATGCTTACGAGGAAGGTGTTGACAGGGATTTTGAACGTGCCGATAAAACTCCCGAAAAAGCTCAAACAGAATCGAGCGAAATAATTGACCAAAAGAAAAAAGAGGGCATATTTTCATATATTTGGTTTTCGATGTTGATGGGTGCAGTGTCATTGCTTACTCCTTGCGTTTTCCCTATGATACCGATTACAGTCTCATTTTTCACCAAAAGGGCTGAAAAGAGCAAGGGTACAGGATTGCGAGATTCACTTGTGTATTCATTGGGAATCATACTAACTTTCACAATGATAGGATTTATGGTGTCCATCTTCTTTGGACCGACAGGTATCAGCCAATTAGCTACGAATGGCTGGGTGAATCTCGCTATCGCTGCGATATTTGTGATTTTTGCACTTAATTTGTTCGGAGCATTTGAAATTCAGATACCTCCATCCATATTGAATTTATTGAATAAAAAGTCAACAGGCGACGGCATAGGAAGCGTTTTGATGATGGGATTAGTTTTTTCACTAACTTCATTTACGTGTACAGTTCCCTTTGTCGGCTCATCATTGATTTCAGTAAGTTCAGGAGAATGGTTTTACCCGATTCTCGGGATGTTAGGATTTTCAGCCGTGTTTGCTGCACCATTTTTCTTACTCGCACTTTTCCCGTCATTCATGACTAAGCTTCCCAAATCAGGTGGTTGGATGAATAACGTCAAAGTAGTAATGGGATTTGTTGAAATTGCAGCTGCTATCAAATTCTTTTCAAATGCCGACCTTTTTTGGTCATTTGAATTAATCCCCAAGGATGTTTTCATTTCAATTTGGCTGATTTGTGGGATTCTTATTGTTGCTTATATATTAGGTTGGTATAAATTACCGCATGACTCACAGGTTGATAGCGTGGGCTCTGTGAGGATTATATTTGCATTAGTGTTTGGTACGATTACAATTTGGCTCGGCACAGGGTTATTGGGCAAACCACTCGGAGAATTAGACGCATTCTTGCCTCCAAAGGAATATGGTGTAAATGCAGCTGCTTTTTCGATGTCAGGAGTGAGCTCAAGCAATGTTGAAGAATATTGGTTCAAAGATTATGACTTAGCCATTGCCAAAGCTAAAGAAGAAGACAAGCCCTTATTCATTGATTTTACAGGTTGGCAATGCACTAATTGCAGATGGATGGAAACTAATATGTTCCCAAGAGCACCAATACATAGCTTAATGCAAAATATGATAAAGCTTAAACTTTATACTGACAGCCGAAATCCGGCAGATTTGGTTAACCGTGAAATGCAACGAGAAACATTCGGGTCTATTGAATTACCTTTGTACGTCATTTTAACTCCTGATGAGAAAATGATAGCGTCAAAAGGGTTCACAAGAGACGAGTCGGAATTCATCGAATTTTTGAAAAAAGCATCGAATTAA
- a CDS encoding superoxide dismutase, whose product MNKREFLAAGAALTAASVFPMSSLAQSKIKINDLNKTVDSSGKYVLPDLPYAYNALEPHIDEQTMKLHHDIHHAGYVKGLNTATEKIQDSIKNNDFATIKHWERELAFHGGGHFLHSIFWNVMGPKQGNRSSDLNKYINKSFGSFDGFAKLFAAAAGAVEGSGWGIMSYEPVADKLVVMQAERQGNLTQWITVPILPVDVWEHAYYLKYQNKRGDYIKAFMNVINWEYVSEQFDKTLALYK is encoded by the coding sequence ATGAATAAAAGAGAATTCTTAGCAGCCGGTGCTGCATTGACTGCTGCGTCTGTATTTCCAATGTCATCATTGGCTCAATCAAAAATCAAAATCAACGATTTGAATAAAACCGTTGATTCATCAGGAAAGTATGTTTTACCTGATTTGCCCTATGCTTATAATGCGCTCGAACCCCATATTGACGAGCAAACGATGAAGCTTCATCATGACATCCATCATGCCGGATATGTCAAGGGTTTGAACACAGCCACTGAAAAAATTCAAGATTCGATTAAAAACAACGATTTCGCTACAATTAAACATTGGGAACGCGAGTTAGCATTCCATGGTGGTGGACATTTCCTACATTCCATCTTTTGGAATGTAATGGGACCAAAACAAGGCAATCGCAGTTCTGATTTGAACAAATATATCAACAAATCTTTTGGTTCATTTGATGGATTTGCCAAGCTATTTGCTGCTGCTGCAGGAGCAGTAGAAGGTTCGGGCTGGGGAATAATGTCCTACGAACCGGTTGCCGACAAATTAGTAGTAATGCAAGCCGAACGTCAAGGCAATCTTACTCAGTGGATTACAGTACCGATTTTGCCTGTTGATGTATGGGAACATGCCTATTATCTCAAGTATCAGAACAAACGTGGTGATTACATAAAGGCATTTATGAATGTAATAAATTGGGAATATGTTTCGGAGCAATTTGACAAAACTCTCGCACTTTATAAATAA
- a CDS encoding RNA polymerase sigma factor has product MLFKKKNIAEDELQNATKALNHGSAEAFHLLYQNYAPKVYRYCVKMLGDEILAEDAFQETFVRIYEKRDGFNGQNFSAWLFTIARNTCYNYLRQKKEHETYDETFHHPEKTPTHDIGLKDQIAKAMQMLPVPLREAVILREYEECTYQEIADILQIELSLAKIRVYRARIILRKLLQPLVKEINES; this is encoded by the coding sequence ATGTTATTTAAGAAAAAAAATATAGCAGAAGATGAACTTCAGAACGCCACAAAGGCGCTCAATCATGGTAGTGCAGAAGCATTCCACTTGCTATATCAGAACTATGCCCCAAAGGTTTACCGATACTGTGTGAAGATGCTTGGAGATGAGATTTTGGCTGAAGATGCCTTCCAAGAAACTTTTGTTAGAATTTACGAAAAAAGAGATGGATTTAATGGACAGAATTTCTCTGCTTGGCTTTTTACTATAGCTCGAAACACTTGCTACAACTATTTGCGTCAGAAAAAAGAACATGAAACATACGATGAGACTTTCCATCATCCCGAAAAAACCCCGACGCATGACATTGGTCTGAAAGACCAAATTGCCAAAGCTATGCAAATGTTACCCGTGCCGCTTAGAGAAGCAGTGATATTGCGAGAGTACGAGGAATGTACTTATCAGGAAATTGCCGACATTTTACAAATTGAACTTTCACTGGCAAAAATAAGAGTTTATCGAGCCAGAATTATATTAAGAAAATTACTTCAACCATTGGTTAAGGAAATAAATGAGTCTTGA
- a CDS encoding Cfr10I/Bse634I family restriction endonuclease, producing MSLEILISKYIDSELSTTEDLQLREALRDNIHSKSKFDAAIDTHHQLKQDAASIRVPEKLLRDTEDKILMNIMATQPASAQITKIQSRWYQYSAAAVILVAFMISGVMQISEQNSPRAIAFLQNSNAASADFDNILASESTQQNSTNSVELKSESVSLIVAKDEIEVSVIDTESSLPASMTKDELSVATLQDNTAIDSEDSKQEIILSEKSIIQSGNTINLMNNSISDGASVPIPQSNYNVASNLPPTYFAEPFMGFAGVQLHTFMSYDFSHSGFKTSANSPILNISQSISYAATDRLGFGVEFGITEFTYDRKQNIYIPGTVEHHTGPSVQAPTGGGDNHVIVPVEIETVRQFMWGTAFMDYSIVKYDDFVIVGRLGLGGSNEGPLGFGRLYAQYDLFRYLSLTIGTEGRLFVNDLPSSQFNRAMRSSSSVVYGIRLKF from the coding sequence ATGAGTCTTGAAATTTTAATATCGAAGTATATTGATAGTGAATTATCAACCACCGAAGACCTGCAATTGCGGGAAGCGCTTCGGGATAATATTCATTCCAAATCAAAATTTGATGCGGCAATTGACACTCACCATCAATTAAAGCAGGACGCCGCTTCAATACGCGTACCTGAAAAACTTTTGCGCGATACCGAAGACAAAATATTAATGAATATTATGGCTACTCAGCCGGCATCTGCTCAAATTACTAAGATTCAATCCAGATGGTATCAATATTCTGCTGCTGCTGTAATATTAGTTGCTTTCATGATTTCCGGCGTTATGCAGATAAGCGAACAAAATTCACCACGTGCAATTGCGTTCTTGCAGAATAGCAATGCTGCATCAGCTGATTTTGATAATATCTTAGCAAGTGAATCAACTCAACAAAATAGCACAAACTCAGTTGAATTGAAATCAGAATCTGTATCGTTAATCGTAGCAAAAGATGAAATCGAAGTTTCAGTTATAGATACTGAAAGTTCATTACCCGCTTCAATGACTAAAGATGAATTATCTGTCGCAACTCTGCAGGACAACACAGCCATTGATTCAGAAGATTCTAAACAAGAAATTATTTTAAGTGAAAAAAGCATAATTCAATCGGGTAATACCATTAATTTGATGAACAATAGCATCTCCGATGGTGCCTCTGTCCCAATCCCCCAATCGAATTATAATGTAGCTTCAAATTTACCTCCGACATATTTTGCAGAGCCATTCATGGGATTTGCAGGTGTACAGTTGCATACTTTCATGTCGTATGATTTTTCGCATTCCGGATTCAAAACGAGTGCTAATTCACCTATTCTGAACATTTCGCAAAGTATATCTTACGCTGCAACCGATAGACTTGGTTTCGGTGTTGAATTCGGCATAACCGAATTTACTTACGATAGAAAGCAAAATATCTATATTCCCGGTACAGTTGAACATCATACAGGACCATCGGTTCAGGCACCTACAGGTGGCGGTGATAATCACGTGATTGTTCCTGTCGAAATTGAAACAGTAAGACAATTCATGTGGGGAACTGCATTTATGGATTATTCAATTGTAAAATATGATGATTTTGTGATTGTCGGGAGATTAGGCTTAGGAGGCTCCAACGAAGGACCCTTGGGATTTGGAAGGCTTTATGCTCAGTATGACTTGTTCCGCTATCTGTCATTAACGATTGGGACTGAAGGACGTTTGTTTGTCAATGATTTACCAAGTTCGCAATTCAATAGAGCAATGCGTTCAAGCAGCTCAGTTGTTTATGGAATTAGACTTAAGTTTTAA